Sequence from the Diadema setosum chromosome 18, eeDiaSeto1, whole genome shotgun sequence genome:
ttcttatttcatttgaatttagatttgacataagatgttttattttccttcattatttttagccttcaCTGGTCTTTTgggctttaaagatatcataaagatcaaaggtttatttttgcaacttaatgggtcttttgggctttaaagatatcataaagatcaaaggtttatttttgcaacttaattcacgtttctttttgtgtgaaatttgttgtttattcttATCGTTCTgtggaagagcacatacgcatgaatgacaacttgttcagttttgcagtttttacttttgtgtagtttttacttttgtgccctggaagagaaaaacaaggtgttcactcatgcataaagtttccctttttgttgacctaccaggttgatagccaattaaattaccttcaatatggtatataatacaataGCTTTCAGCATTTACAAATgtactttctttcttcttttttttttttttttgctgtgtatAAGAAATCATCACTTATTTTGTCATGTGCATAACATGAAAGGCAACATTGCAATATTACAAAATGACCTACAATATATTAAAAACACATAGTCTAGGCTactaattcatttatttttatatatttacttattttttccctttatttGTCTGTcttaatttatttgttttgttgttgatgttgtctCATAGTAATTCTTCAAAACTGATGgcattatcatgatttttttttttcaaatatgagcaaaagatgtaggccctataattCATAAAATGAATGACTCAAATAGCTGCTCTGGCAAAAAAGATGATAAAGTGTAAAATATGGGTCTAACTTACTTTCTCTCTATTGCCTCTGCCCTGAAAagcaagggggaaaaagaattaaaagtttGATAACTTTAATTGTAGTTATGCATGAGAGTACAAGTACTACTATGTATTACTATTTGCAGACACATGCCAGGTAGAGTGGAATTACAGCACAGGACACACTGAACACATGCAaccatctttgttttgtttttttttacattgttcaTCAGAGCTTGTGAGTTGTTTACACATCTACTAGCTCAAATTCTAAGTTCACTAGACCACAGAAACAACCATATACACAGCAGTCTGTAAAGTTCCCTCTGCATACAATGTTTTCAAGCATTATAATATGAATGTTTTGATGAATTTAACAGCAGAGAAATGTAACAGGTGCTGTACACTGGAAGTATGGCAGAGTATGGTTGGATAAATTCTTACTGCCATGAATTTATACTGATGAATATCTAACATCACTGGTTTTAAACTCTTTGTCAAAATTCATCTGCCTGCAAAACTCAAGCCAGCTTGGTTGGACACAGCTTTTAATACTTGTCTATCTAAAAGCTCTTGCACTAGTAAATATGAATGACCTTgcattatatactgtataaatATATCTACTGTGAAGAATATCTGGTGGAGTCAAATTACATGTAGATTTGAATCATATGCCATATTCCGAACCTTCAATATGCCTAGCACAATGATGACTGCATTTCTATTTTCAGTATACAAATGGATACATATGTATCACTCAAAAGCGACTTACTGATTGATATTgaatatgcatacattgtactttgtatATGTGCTGATccccatattttcatttttttctaaaagTAATGCACTGTATTCTgtgtaaaatacagtgtaccgATTGTACACTAAATGTGCAAGCTACAAGcccaagtacatgtactatgttAAAGCCTGATTATGATGAACACCTGTCGTAGCTTCACTTCCATTCTTGCATCATGGTTTTACTCACTGGAATCTGAGATGTGAGGCAAGTATTTCCATTTTCTTGAGTGTCtgttaaaataaaataaaataattctTACAAATGAATGAGTGGttttgagaagaaaagaaaacagcaaatTCCCTTAACTTcaaatctctttctctttataatttaacatgatgaagagaaaaaaaacacacaaaatgaacaattttgaatataaaacaaatatatgtctatacacacatacaaataattCAACCTCATTTCTgaatacagtacagtgtatttagcATCATGAAAATTGTGTTACTGCATTATCTGTCCTTAGTAACAATGATACAGAAAGGAGTCTCCCACAATATGTTCAGcatatttttcatgtatatagatacatcctttatttttttcttgtacacTCCTCACAATATAGGGTAGAGATGATCAATACTAAAATGGACAAAAGAATCTTACCTGTAGTGAACTTTCCACTGTCCCCTCCTGTGAGGCGAAGCTCTTCGCTGCATGCAACAACATCTAGAAGGAGAAAATAATGCACATCAGTTTAAACAAGAGTGTGATGATAATccataacaaggaaaagtagaaattacgcggtgcgtaatatatgtccccgccggaagtagcattttgtagcaaatgtacaatacaggtcaaaaatcaaggtcaaaggtcaaataagtcaaaggtcaaaattctgtgtagaagttctgaAGCCCTCAACTGGTGCCACCACATacagcaaacggaattgaaattgggttagaaatggcgaaggagtagcattttgtagcaaaatatacaatacaggtaaaaaaatcaaggtcaaaggtcaaataagtcaaaggtcaaaattctatgtagaagttttgaagccctcacctagtgccatcacataaagcaaacggaatcgaaatcgggttagaaatggcgaaggagtagcattttgtagcaaaatgtacaatacaggtaaaaaatcaaggtcaaaggtcaaagaagtcaaaggtcaaaattctgtgtagaagttttgaagccctcacctagtgccatcacataaagcaaacagaattgaaatcgggttagaaatggcgaaggagtagcattttgtagcaaaatgtacaatacaggtcaaaaatcaaggtcaaaggtcaaagaagtcaaaggtcaaaattctgtgtagaagttttgaagccctcacctagtgccatcatataaaacaaacggaatcgaaatcgggttagaaatggcgaaggagtagcattctgtagcaaaatgtacaatataggtcaaaggtcaaggtcaaaggtcacgactgaaattctgtgtagaagtttcaaagctcccatgttgtgctatcatataaagcaaacagaatcaaaattggctcataaatgacagagaagtagcaaattgaagattttgatcacacacggacgcacacacggacacacggacggacggacacacggacacacacacgtacggagcacGTTttatagtcccctgctcgaactcgttcggcggggacaaaaaccaaGATGACGAAATTACAATTTGGttttaaaaaattattttgaaaatatgcgGCCTTATATGAATATCTTGACAACATTTTGagactaaaaaaaaaccccaataaaAACCAAAGGATGAAGTTAATGGAATTGCCGGAACACTTCATCCTAAACACAGCATCTTGACCTTCAACCATCCCAGCATAGCCTTTATGTACACTAGTGAGCTCAATGATTTATCATCCATCAAGCAAAAGTAACTTGCAAAGCTGTCTTCCGCAGGAGCTTGTGAAAGCTAAAACAGGGAAGGTCTTCAGTTGGTTGACTGAGGATAGAATTGAACCAAAATGCACCATGTAATACTTTGCAATCACAGGTACCCTTTAATACAGAATAGAAAAACATATgcgtgtgcacacacacacaatctatAACAATTTTGTAAGTGATGGAGGCAGGATACACAAAGGAAGAACAAAGAAGCAATAAACATGCTGATACATACACTATCATACAAACACACCACACCCTCTCCCATGCCACAACTGAAGATTTTGCTATCTTTTCCCATTGAGACTTTTACTGACTAACTACATAACCAATATacttccataaaaaaaaaaaaactctacaAATGAGTAAATACCATGAAGATATGGATATGTTTTCATCaagaacaaacaacacaaaGACTGCAGCACAACTGATAATCCTCTGCTGTGCTGATTATGAAGAAAAGGCATTCCAGGAgccatttaaaggacaagttcgccttcatagacatgtggattcaGTGAACGCAGCAATAATGATAGAACACATTGGCAagaatttgagaaaaatcggacaatccatttaagagttatgaatttttgaagtttctgcttagtcactgctggatgagaagactaccacagcttgtgatgtcacatgtgtacaatgatataaagaaagtataaggaaaattcaagatattttcacttttctcgcatagtaaaagaacacttgacttccctctttccgaaggcaagggggaatacgtcagtgacaagtcgaggaaatgtgcactttttccaaaaagtaaaattttgtgaaattctctttatattttcttaatatcgttgtacgcatgtgacatcatacactctagtagtcttctcatccagcagtgactgtgcagatactttaaaaattcagaacttttgaacggattgtccaattttccccaaacttttactgatgtgttctacaaatattacTGCACTAGTGcttaatccacatgtatatgaaggtggacttgtcctttaagtcttTGCAAAGTTAAGTAGCAAAACACCTACATAAAAATGAGTTTCTAAAATTTTCTTaagcatattttcttctttctaatTCTAGAAGTTCTATCAACAACAtccattttttgtttctgaGTGGTCTTCTGCCGAGTAATGCAATGGTACAATGTGTTATGTACACAAAATAGGATACCTACTTTGTAATTCATCATttaagaagtaggcctactactacaATAGAGTTTCAAGTTCAACATGCCTCAAGATGGATATAAACTTTCAACACATCACTGCCTTGGAAAGGAATacatcaaattcaaaatgaacattaaagataaatttctaCAACTTTTTACACTTCCttaaaattaataaaaatacTTTACTTTGTAATTTATATACTGTTTCGTAATGATGATAAGACTGTATGAGTATGACAGGGCCTGAATCATCGATCAGGCTTGGGTTTAATATTCATTCAAATCTCTATAAACAAAACATTTAGGCCTTAGAATTCTAAACATTAGTTGAACTGGAGCCTTTTTAATATGTTTACAACACCATGTACGGTACCCATGTCATATAGATATGTATGCCTCCATTCCACTACATTAAACCTTTTGGCTTTGCAGTTCATTAGCACACCAGCGCAATACTGACACCATGCACTACACATTGCACAGTCACCATTGCATTGGTCACAGACGAGAATGACTCGAAAGGCATTTTATCTACTGTACTGCCTTGGCCGGTAGTGAGTGATTCTGTGTGCTGTGTAGATAGTCTGTGTATGATACTATGATTGTATATAAAGTTTACCAACATTTTAGACTGGAGAACTACAAGTTCAGTAATACATGTTTATCACATCACAAGTAAACACGCGAGTGTACTTTGTAGCAGACTCTGTCTCACAATGACAATCACACATATTTGGTATACACTCTGGAATACTCTGGCCTGGCAGCTGCAGCTGGCCTGGCCTGGCCTGGGTATGGGTAAATCAGCTCGTCACTCGACGTCAGTTCGTCGAGTTGCAGGTAACTGACTCTGAGTGTGAGTGTGAAAGccattgaagaaaatgacacaagAGGACTCCTAGGACTAGGTCTTACCTCGTTTGATTTTGAACTTCTAAGCACTTGACGAGCGAGAGAACCCAAGTCTGCgacattttcttgaattttcTGTGGTAGCCTCGGATCCATATTGTGTGGTTGCATGGCCATTTCTGAATAaatgaagtttttgttttttgttttttgtttttgatgacgAAACTGAAACTAGCGATTAATTCATTTATTGCCAATTTTACAATCGTAATCATTAACAGCTAgggcctttaaaaaaaaatcatgtaacaAGAGATATGAAGAGCAAAATATCAGACCAATAATATGTAATTGCACTTACAAATAattttaaattcaataaaaCGAAAATGACCTGATAATGAGATATTTTGTCCCACACACGCAACACAAAATCATCCATACTAGCCGGGACTACAAAAACTTGGTACATAATTTCAGCGTCTGTGTAGCATTGGTTTTCAAACGGGAAGTTAGCAGCCACAGGTTCGCTTTGGTGACTGAAAATAGGCCTGGAACAGTGACTTAAATAGGGGTGACATAAATTCTCCTATGCGTCCTAATTGATGTCCAGCAGTCATTTACGGGCCAGCAGTAATTTTTGGAAACTATAGTATCTAGGGGAGAGGAAATCCAGGGTTCTTTGTGTCACGGCTAGCGGTCGGTAGCGGCTGTGATCACGATGATGATGGACACATGTTCAGCGGTTGTTTCAAACGGAAGCCCGGCCGCCGGTCGCCTGGCGGGAGGGAAGCGGCGCGGTGATTGCTTGCACTCCGGCAGTTTTAATGGACACTACTTCGAAAATGGTGGAGGCGACAATCGTGACAGCATTATTGCTTGCGACACCTTTAGTAATTTAGAGTCGGTAAGTGCATAGTTCAATACAACATTCGTGACATATCCAGTAACTATTGTATGTACAATTAACACGTTACACAGCTGCAGCCCTGGCTGtcgtagacagaaagatccgttgttgttgttgttgttgttgttctttctggagctctctgccgggtgggcaatttgctccaaaaaatataattattcatatatagggcctacccttaaattcaattataaaaTCCTACACTACttctaattatacaaaaaaactaatcacatttattttgatatttacaagtggtaatatatatttacataggaAGGAAAAAGGGACAGGGTTTCGGAAAAGATGTCACCTGCCTACTCCCTCACCGAAATGCAGGGATGCGCCATTCCCGTCGGCAAAGCAGGTAGAGGACCCGCCCGCCGACGCCGGTGATGTCTTGGCCTTTCCCGGGGATccatctgtccggaggactcttatATTTTGCTGTCTgtcgtctgtccggaggactcttttatattttgccattaacgctgtcctccgtagacaCGGAGgagatccgtgaagccagacgcagtctccgcggaacattccccgacggacagatacagaccgatctttcggtcaatggCTGTCGCTGTATTGACTTGAAAGGGGACAACTTTGCACAACAGGGAATGAATGACACTAGAACCAGACAGGGTTTGCCTTTGAACACTTTAATTCGATCTTCGGTACTGAATCGTCAACATAGGTCCTCCGAGGACAGTCGCCATCTTTCGTTCTTCTTTTCGCCCTCTCTCGGCGTATCTGTTACAACCGTTTACACATTATGTTCCCTTACAGACTTGTGTAGTCATGGCAGTGTTTTCAGaaagagtacaaaagtcgcgacGTCTCACAGTGGGCCAGAGAGATACCAAGGTGCGCCAAAAGTCATTTTGGGCACTTGGGATTTTCTAATTTTTGACATGCGCTCTTGAGAGGCAATactttgaagaatatttcattaagaTATTTAAATCAGGTATGTTCATTAATAAAAGGGTATATTTCCTACCTGAAGTagcaaaatacaacattttaagaGTT
This genomic interval carries:
- the LOC140242097 gene encoding BLOC-1-related complex subunit 7-like — encoded protein: MAMQPHNMDPRLPQKIQENVADLGSLARQVLRSSKSNEMLLHAAKSFASQEGTVESSLQTLKKMEILASHLRFQAEAIERNVEVMDNIQDQLSTLQR